One Pseudomonas sp. HOU2 genomic window carries:
- a CDS encoding primosomal protein N', which yields MPDAILRLALPSPLRRLFDYRAPAGVSRAQLQPGMRLRVPFGRREMIGILVEVTDTSDVPLEKLKPALALLDAEPPLPPALFKLCLWTSQYYQHSLGDTLSWALPVLLRQGELAEARQERFWSVAPGASLDDPRIARAPRQREALSTLAQHPHGVAHQLLSKLMLSKDSLDLLLAKGLVQVEIRRHAPGVRHEHWLAQPELPLNTEQRAAYEAIRAGFDSYHAFLLAGVTGSGKTEVYLQLIRETLEAGKQALVLIPEINLGPQTLARFEQRFNARIALLHSAVNDRERLDAWLAARDGEADIIIGTRSALFTPMKNPGLIIIDEEHDGSYKQQEGLRYHARDLALVRARQENIPIVLGSATPSLESLHNAYTGRYGLLRLNERAGGARQPRFLRLDVKSRPLDSGISGPMQQAIGQTLAAGQQVLVFLNRRGFAPTLLCHDCGWMSECSRCDARMTVHQRYGELRCHHCGNVERTPRQCPKCNKVDLRPVGAGTERAEERLAILFPDYPVLRVDRDSTSRKDAMNQLFATIQKGQPCILVGTQMLAKGHHFPRVTLVSILDADGGLFSGDFRASERMAQLIVQVAGRAGRAEEPGKVIIQTHLADHPLLVQLTEQGYFAFAEQALSERRAAGLPPFSHLALLRAEAHKPGQAEGFLDEACSAAERLLAEQNLGGIELLGPVPAPMERRAGRYRAQLLVQAAARAPLHRLLASWLLVLEQMPSGRAVRWSLDVDPVDLY from the coding sequence GTGCCCGACGCCATTCTGCGCCTCGCCCTGCCTTCGCCCCTGCGCCGCCTGTTCGATTATCGGGCGCCGGCCGGGGTATCGCGTGCCCAGTTGCAGCCGGGCATGCGCCTGCGTGTGCCGTTCGGGCGCCGGGAAATGATCGGGATCCTGGTCGAAGTCACCGACACCAGCGATGTACCGCTGGAAAAACTCAAACCGGCGCTGGCCCTGCTCGATGCCGAGCCGCCGCTGCCGCCCGCGCTGTTCAAGCTGTGCCTGTGGACATCCCAGTATTATCAGCACAGCCTCGGCGACACCCTGAGCTGGGCGCTGCCGGTTTTGCTGCGACAGGGCGAACTGGCTGAAGCCCGTCAGGAGCGCTTTTGGTCGGTTGCGCCCGGTGCCAGCCTCGATGATCCGCGCATCGCCCGCGCCCCGCGCCAGCGTGAAGCATTGTCGACGCTGGCGCAGCACCCCCACGGCGTGGCCCATCAGTTGCTGAGCAAGCTGATGCTGAGCAAGGACAGCCTCGACCTGCTGCTGGCCAAGGGACTGGTGCAAGTGGAGATCCGCCGGCACGCCCCCGGCGTGCGCCATGAACACTGGCTGGCGCAACCGGAACTGCCGCTCAACACCGAACAACGCGCCGCTTACGAAGCGATCCGCGCCGGGTTCGACAGTTATCACGCGTTTCTGCTGGCCGGGGTCACCGGCAGCGGCAAGACCGAAGTCTATCTGCAGCTGATCCGCGAAACCCTCGAAGCCGGCAAGCAGGCGCTGGTGCTGATCCCCGAGATCAACCTCGGCCCGCAGACTCTGGCGCGTTTCGAGCAGCGCTTCAATGCGCGCATCGCCCTGCTGCATTCGGCGGTCAACGACCGTGAGCGCCTCGACGCCTGGCTCGCTGCCCGCGACGGCGAGGCCGACATTATTATCGGCACCCGCTCGGCGCTGTTCACCCCGATGAAAAACCCGGGACTGATCATCATCGACGAAGAACACGACGGCTCCTATAAACAGCAGGAAGGCCTGCGCTACCACGCCCGGGATCTGGCGCTGGTGCGTGCGCGCCAGGAAAACATCCCGATCGTCCTCGGCTCCGCCACGCCGTCGCTGGAAAGCCTGCACAACGCCTACACCGGTCGTTATGGCCTGCTGCGCCTGAACGAGCGCGCTGGCGGCGCCAGGCAACCTCGGTTCCTGCGACTGGACGTGAAAAGCCGCCCGCTGGACAGCGGCATTTCCGGGCCGATGCAGCAAGCCATCGGCCAGACCCTCGCAGCGGGCCAACAGGTGCTGGTGTTCCTCAACCGGCGCGGCTTTGCGCCGACATTGCTGTGCCACGATTGCGGCTGGATGTCCGAATGCTCACGCTGCGACGCGCGGATGACCGTGCACCAGCGCTACGGTGAGCTGCGCTGTCATCACTGCGGCAACGTCGAACGCACGCCGCGCCAGTGCCCCAAGTGCAACAAGGTCGATCTGCGGCCGGTGGGCGCCGGCACCGAACGCGCCGAAGAACGCCTGGCGATTCTGTTCCCGGACTACCCGGTGCTGCGGGTCGACCGCGACAGCACTTCGCGCAAGGACGCGATGAATCAACTGTTCGCAACGATTCAGAAGGGCCAGCCATGCATTCTGGTCGGCACCCAGATGTTGGCCAAGGGGCACCACTTCCCGCGGGTCACGCTGGTGTCGATTCTGGATGCCGACGGCGGGCTGTTTTCCGGCGACTTCCGCGCCAGCGAGCGCATGGCACAGTTGATCGTGCAGGTCGCGGGGCGCGCCGGGCGGGCCGAGGAGCCGGGCAAGGTGATCATCCAGACGCATTTGGCCGACCATCCTCTATTGGTGCAACTCACCGAGCAGGGCTACTTCGCCTTTGCCGAGCAGGCCTTGAGTGAGCGCCGCGCGGCGGGGCTGCCGCCGTTTTCACACCTGGCGCTGTTACGCGCCGAAGCGCACAAACCGGGGCAGGCGGAAGGTTTTCTCGATGAGGCATGCAGCGCCGCCGAGCGCTTGCTGGCTGAACAGAATCTGGGCGGGATCGAATTGCTCGGACCGGTGCCGGCACCGATGGAGCGCCGTGCGGGGCGCTATCGGGCACAGCTGTTGGTGCAGGCGGCGGCGCGGGCACCCTTGCATCGACTGCTCGCCAGCTGGTTGCTGGTGCTGGAGCAGATGCCGAGCGGGCGCGCGGTGCGCTGGTCGCTGGATGTCGATCCGGTGGATTTGTATTGA
- the argS gene encoding arginine--tRNA ligase, with the protein MKDTIRQLIQQALTQLVNEGVLPEGLSPAIQVENARDKTHGDFASNIAMMLAKPAGMKPRDLAEKIIAALPADENVTKAEIAGPGFINFFQNTQALASRLDAALADAHVGVRKAGPAQRTVVDLSAPNLAKEMHVGHLRSTIIGDGVARVLEFLGDEVIRQNHVGDWGTQFGMLMAYLQENPITSDELSDLENFYRAAKQRFDESEEFADRARGLVVKLQAGDAECLALWTKFKDISLSHCQKIYELLNVKLTMADVMGESAYNDDLINVVNDLKAAGMLVESNGAQCVFLDEFKNADGDPLPVIIVKADGGYLYATTDLAAVRYRSGKLKADRALYFVDQRQALHFQQVFAVARKAGFVTHPMEMEHMGFGTMNGADGRPFKTRDGGTVKLIDLLTEAQERAYNLVKEKNPTLAEDELRNIAKVVGIGAVKYADLSKHRTSDYSFNFDLMLNFEGNTAPYLLYAYTRVAGVFRKLGKDFSEVDGQIVLEAAHEQELAAKLAQFGEVLNSVAEKGTPHILCTYLYDVAGLFSSFYENCPILAAETPVQMQSRLRLAALTGRTLKQGLELLGLETLERM; encoded by the coding sequence ATGAAAGACACCATTCGCCAGCTGATCCAACAAGCCCTCACCCAACTCGTCAACGAAGGTGTGTTGCCTGAAGGCCTGTCGCCGGCGATTCAGGTGGAGAACGCCCGTGACAAGACCCACGGCGACTTCGCCAGCAACATCGCCATGATGCTGGCCAAGCCTGCGGGCATGAAGCCGCGCGATCTGGCGGAGAAAATCATTGCCGCGCTGCCGGCCGACGAGAACGTCACCAAGGCCGAAATCGCCGGCCCCGGCTTCATCAATTTCTTCCAGAACACCCAGGCCCTCGCCTCGCGCCTCGACGCCGCCCTGGCCGATGCTCACGTTGGCGTGCGCAAGGCCGGCCCGGCGCAACGCACCGTGGTCGACCTGTCGGCGCCGAACCTGGCCAAAGAGATGCACGTCGGCCACTTGCGCTCGACCATCATCGGCGACGGCGTGGCCCGTGTTCTCGAGTTCCTTGGCGACGAAGTGATCCGCCAGAACCACGTGGGCGACTGGGGCACCCAGTTCGGCATGCTGATGGCTTACTTGCAGGAAAACCCGATCACCAGCGACGAGCTGTCCGATCTGGAAAACTTCTACCGCGCCGCCAAGCAGCGTTTCGATGAATCCGAAGAGTTCGCCGACCGCGCCCGTGGCCTGGTGGTCAAGCTGCAGGCCGGCGATGCCGAGTGCCTGGCGCTGTGGACCAAGTTCAAGGACATCTCGCTGTCGCACTGCCAGAAGATCTACGAACTGCTCAACGTCAAACTGACCATGGCCGACGTGATGGGCGAAAGCGCCTACAACGACGACCTGATCAACGTGGTCAACGACCTCAAAGCCGCCGGCATGCTGGTCGAGAGCAACGGCGCCCAGTGCGTGTTCCTCGACGAGTTCAAGAACGCCGACGGCGATCCGCTACCAGTGATCATCGTCAAGGCTGACGGCGGTTACCTGTACGCCACCACTGACCTGGCAGCCGTGCGCTACCGCAGTGGCAAGTTGAAGGCCGACCGCGCGCTGTACTTCGTCGACCAGCGTCAGGCCCTGCACTTCCAGCAAGTGTTCGCCGTGGCGCGCAAAGCCGGTTTCGTGACCCATCCGATGGAAATGGAGCACATGGGCTTCGGCACCATGAATGGCGCCGACGGCCGTCCGTTCAAGACCCGTGATGGCGGCACCGTGAAGCTGATCGATTTGCTGACCGAAGCCCAGGAACGTGCCTACAACCTGGTCAAAGAGAAGAACCCGACACTGGCCGAAGACGAACTGCGCAACATCGCCAAGGTTGTCGGCATCGGTGCGGTGAAATACGCCGACCTGTCCAAGCACCGCACCAGCGACTACAGCTTCAACTTCGACCTGATGCTGAATTTCGAAGGCAACACCGCGCCGTACCTGCTGTACGCCTATACCCGTGTGGCCGGTGTGTTCCGCAAACTGGGCAAGGACTTCAGCGAAGTCGACGGCCAGATCGTCCTCGAAGCCGCGCACGAGCAAGAGCTGGCGGCGAAGCTGGCGCAGTTCGGCGAAGTGCTGAACAGCGTTGCGGAAAAAGGCACGCCGCACATTCTCTGCACTTATCTGTATGACGTCGCCGGTCTGTTCTCCAGCTTCTACGAGAACTGCCCGATCCTCGCCGCCGAAACGCCGGTCCAGATGCAGAGCCGTCTGCGTCTGGCCGCGCTGACCGGTCGTACTCTCAAGCAAGGCCTGGAACTGTTGGGCCTGGAAACTCTGGAGCGCATGTAA
- a CDS encoding malic enzyme-like NAD(P)-binding protein — protein sequence MSDLKTAALEYHANPRPGKLSVELTKATATARDLSLAYSPGVAEPVREIARDPELAYKYTGKGNLVAVISDGTAILGLGNLGPLASKPVMEGKGVLFKRFAGIDVFDIEVDSESPQAFIDTVKRISITFGGINLEDIKAPECFEIERALIEQCDIPVFHDDQHGTAIVTAAGMINALEIAGKTLPEAKIVCLGAGAAAISCMKLLVSMGAKIENIFMVDRTGVIHSGRDDLNQYKAVFAHATDKRSLADALQGADVFVGLSGPNLLSPEGLLSMAANPIVFACSNPDPEISPELAHATRSDVIMATGRSDYPNQVNNVLGFPFIFRGALDVRAKRINEEMKVAAANALRELAKLPVPQDVCDAYGGAPLEFGREYIIPKPMDKRLITLISDAVAKAAIETGVATLPYPKNYPLKSVDDVFNG from the coding sequence ATGTCTGATCTGAAAACTGCCGCTCTCGAATATCATGCCAATCCTCGTCCAGGGAAGCTGAGTGTCGAGCTCACCAAGGCCACTGCTACCGCCCGCGACCTGTCGCTGGCCTACAGCCCCGGCGTAGCTGAACCAGTGCGTGAGATCGCTCGCGATCCTGAACTGGCCTACAAGTACACCGGCAAGGGCAACCTGGTTGCAGTCATTTCCGATGGCACCGCGATTCTGGGGCTGGGTAACCTCGGCCCACTGGCTTCCAAGCCGGTTATGGAAGGTAAAGGCGTGCTGTTCAAGCGCTTCGCCGGTATCGACGTATTCGACATCGAAGTCGACTCCGAAAGCCCGCAAGCCTTCATCGACACCGTAAAACGCATCTCCATCACCTTCGGTGGCATCAACCTGGAAGACATCAAGGCACCTGAGTGCTTCGAGATCGAACGTGCTCTGATCGAGCAGTGCGACATTCCGGTATTCCACGATGACCAGCACGGCACCGCAATCGTGACCGCGGCCGGCATGATCAACGCCCTGGAAATCGCCGGCAAGACCCTGCCGGAAGCCAAGATCGTCTGCCTCGGCGCCGGCGCTGCGGCCATCTCCTGCATGAAGTTGCTGGTGAGCATGGGCGCAAAAATCGAAAACATCTTCATGGTTGACCGTACCGGTGTGATCCACTCCGGCCGTGACGACCTGAACCAGTACAAAGCCGTGTTCGCTCACGCCACCGACAAGCGCAGCCTGGCTGACGCTCTGCAAGGCGCTGACGTGTTCGTCGGTCTGTCCGGCCCGAACCTGCTGAGCCCTGAAGGTCTGCTGTCGATGGCGGCCAACCCGATCGTCTTCGCCTGCTCGAACCCGGATCCGGAAATCTCCCCGGAACTGGCACACGCCACCCGCAGCGACGTGATCATGGCCACCGGTCGTTCCGACTACCCGAACCAGGTCAACAACGTTCTGGGCTTCCCGTTCATTTTCCGTGGTGCCCTGGACGTTCGCGCCAAGCGCATCAACGAAGAAATGAAAGTGGCTGCGGCCAACGCCCTGCGCGAACTGGCCAAGCTGCCAGTGCCGCAGGACGTGTGCGACGCCTACGGTGGTGCGCCGCTGGAATTCGGCCGTGAGTACATCATTCCGAAGCCAATGGACAAGCGCCTGATCACCCTGATCTCCGACGCCGTGGCCAAAGCTGCGATCGAGACCGGTGTGGCGACCCTGCCGTATCCGAAGAACTACCCGCTGAAAAGCGTGGATGACGTGTTCAACGGCTAA
- the hslV gene encoding ATP-dependent protease subunit HslV: MTTIVSVRRHGKVVMGGDGQVSLGNTVMKGNAKKVRRLYHGQVIAGFAGATADAFTLFERFEGQLEKHQGHLIRAAVELAKEWRTDRSLSRLEAMLAVANKDASLIITGNGDVVEPEDGLIAMGSGGAYAQAAASALLKKTDLSAREIVETALGIAGDICVFTNHTQTIEEQDLAE; encoded by the coding sequence TTGACCACCATCGTTTCAGTCCGCCGCCACGGCAAAGTCGTCATGGGCGGCGACGGCCAGGTTTCTCTCGGCAATACCGTGATGAAAGGCAACGCGAAGAAAGTTCGTCGCCTGTACCACGGTCAGGTCATCGCCGGTTTCGCCGGTGCCACCGCCGACGCCTTCACCCTGTTCGAACGCTTCGAAGGCCAGCTCGAGAAACATCAGGGCCACCTGATCCGCGCCGCTGTAGAACTCGCCAAAGAATGGCGCACCGACCGCTCCCTGAGCCGCCTCGAAGCGATGCTCGCGGTTGCCAACAAGGACGCCTCGCTGATCATCACCGGCAACGGTGACGTAGTCGAACCTGAAGACGGCCTGATCGCCATGGGTTCCGGCGGCGCCTACGCGCAAGCCGCAGCCAGCGCGCTGTTGAAAAAGACCGACCTGTCGGCCCGTGAGATCGTCGAAACTGCCCTCGGTATCGCCGGCGACATCTGTGTATTCACCAACCACACCCAGACCATTGAGGAGCAGGATCTCGCTGAATAA
- a CDS encoding thermonuclease family protein has product MKKASLVGAFFVSAIWLSGAQAFCPAPAGLSSVSVQRVVDGDTLRLSDGRSVRMIGLNTPELGKQGRSDEAFAVAARKRLEALVADSGGRVGLLPGRQAKDHYGRTLAHVYSTNGTNLEAQMLADGLGFQVAVAPNVDLVACQQAAERRARTAGRGVWRQSPVLKAQQIQRSGFAVVSGRVSKVQRNRGGIWIELQDALVLRVAPNLLGQFDNARLQALKGKQVEARGWVVDRSRRGGLKPGQPRWLLPLTDPSMLQSAR; this is encoded by the coding sequence ATGAAAAAGGCGTCCCTTGTGGGCGCCTTTTTTGTGTCCGCGATTTGGCTGTCCGGCGCCCAGGCGTTTTGCCCTGCGCCGGCCGGCCTGAGCAGCGTCAGCGTCCAGCGTGTGGTCGATGGCGACACGCTACGCCTGAGCGATGGGCGCAGTGTGCGGATGATCGGTCTCAACACGCCGGAACTGGGCAAGCAGGGCCGCAGTGACGAAGCCTTCGCCGTGGCGGCGCGCAAACGCCTCGAAGCGCTGGTGGCGGACAGTGGCGGGCGGGTCGGGTTGCTCCCCGGCAGGCAGGCCAAAGACCATTACGGCCGGACCCTCGCGCATGTCTACAGCACCAACGGCACCAATCTTGAAGCGCAAATGCTCGCCGACGGCCTCGGTTTTCAGGTCGCGGTGGCGCCGAACGTCGATCTTGTTGCCTGTCAGCAGGCCGCTGAGAGGCGCGCGCGAACCGCTGGACGCGGCGTCTGGCGCCAGTCGCCTGTACTGAAAGCGCAGCAGATCCAGCGTTCGGGTTTCGCCGTGGTCAGCGGGCGTGTGAGCAAGGTTCAGCGCAATCGCGGTGGAATCTGGATCGAGTTGCAGGACGCGCTTGTGTTGCGCGTTGCACCCAATCTGCTCGGACAGTTCGACAATGCCCGCTTGCAGGCATTGAAAGGCAAGCAGGTCGAGGCTCGCGGCTGGGTCGTCGATCGTTCGCGACGCGGCGGGTTGAAACCGGGTCAGCCACGCTGGTTACTTCCGCTGACGGATCCTTCAATGCTGCAAAGCGCTCGCTGA
- the hslU gene encoding ATP-dependent protease ATPase subunit HslU, which translates to MSMTPREIVHELNRHIIGQDDAKRAVAIALRNRWRRMQLPEELRVEVTPKNILMIGPTGVGKTEIARRLAKLANAPFIKVEATKFTEVGYVGRDVESIIRDLADAAIKMLREQEMTRVRHRAEDAAEDRILDALLPPARMGFSNEEAPSSDSNTRQLFRKRLREGQLDDKEIEIEVAEVAGIEIATPPGMEEMTSQLQNLFANMGKGKKKARKLKVKEALKLVRDEEAGRLVNEEELKAKALEAVEQHGIVFIDEIDKVAKRGNVGGADVSREGVQRDLLPLIEGCTVNTKLGMVKTDHILFIASGAFHLSKPSDLVPELQGRLPIRVELKALSPEDFERILSEPHASLTEQYCALLKTEGLNIQFQPEGIKRLAEIAWQVNEKTENIGARRLHTLLERLLEEVSFSAGDLASAHDDKPILIDAAYVNSHLGELAQNEDLSRYIL; encoded by the coding sequence ATGTCCATGACTCCCCGCGAAATCGTCCACGAACTCAACCGCCATATCATCGGCCAGGACGATGCCAAGCGCGCCGTCGCGATTGCCCTGCGCAACCGCTGGCGCCGCATGCAGCTGCCTGAAGAGCTGCGCGTTGAAGTGACCCCGAAAAACATCCTGATGATCGGCCCGACCGGTGTCGGTAAAACCGAGATCGCCCGTCGCCTGGCGAAACTGGCCAACGCGCCGTTCATCAAGGTCGAAGCGACCAAATTCACCGAAGTCGGCTACGTTGGCCGTGACGTCGAATCGATCATCCGTGATCTGGCCGACGCTGCGATCAAGATGCTCCGCGAGCAGGAAATGACCCGCGTACGTCACCGTGCAGAAGACGCTGCCGAGGATCGTATCCTCGACGCACTGCTGCCACCGGCACGCATGGGCTTCAGCAATGAAGAAGCGCCGAGCAGCGACTCCAACACCCGTCAGCTGTTCCGCAAACGCCTGCGCGAAGGTCAGCTGGACGACAAGGAAATCGAGATCGAAGTCGCCGAAGTGGCCGGCATCGAGATCGCCACGCCGCCTGGCATGGAAGAAATGACCAGCCAGTTGCAGAACCTGTTCGCCAACATGGGCAAGGGCAAGAAGAAAGCGCGCAAGCTCAAGGTCAAGGAAGCGCTGAAACTGGTGCGCGACGAAGAGGCCGGGCGTCTGGTCAACGAAGAAGAACTGAAGGCCAAGGCGCTGGAAGCGGTCGAGCAGCACGGCATCGTGTTCATCGACGAAATCGACAAGGTCGCCAAGCGCGGCAATGTCGGCGGGGCCGATGTGTCCCGTGAAGGCGTACAGCGCGACCTGCTGCCGCTGATCGAAGGCTGCACCGTCAACACCAAGCTGGGCATGGTCAAGACCGACCACATCCTGTTCATCGCCTCCGGCGCGTTCCACCTGAGCAAGCCGAGCGATCTGGTGCCTGAGCTGCAGGGTCGTCTGCCGATCCGCGTCGAACTCAAGGCGCTGAGCCCGGAAGACTTCGAACGCATCCTCAGCGAACCGCACGCCTCGCTCACCGAGCAATACTGCGCACTGCTGAAAACCGAAGGCCTGAACATCCAGTTCCAGCCGGAAGGCATCAAGCGTCTGGCGGAAATCGCCTGGCAGGTCAACGAGAAGACCGAGAACATCGGTGCCCGTCGTCTGCACACGCTGCTTGAGCGTCTGCTGGAAGAGGTGTCCTTCAGTGCCGGCGACCTGGCCAGCGCGCATGACGACAAGCCGATCCTGATCGACGCTGCATACGTCAACAGCCACCTGGGCGAATTGGCGCAGAACGAAGACCTGTCCCGTTATATCCTGTAG
- the rpmE gene encoding 50S ribosomal protein L31: MKADIHPNYPEVAVTCSCGNKFETRSTFGKALAIDVCNECHPFYTGKQKTLDTGGRVQKFADRFGAFGAKK, translated from the coding sequence ATGAAAGCTGATATCCACCCGAATTACCCAGAAGTTGCAGTAACCTGCAGCTGCGGCAACAAGTTCGAAACCCGTTCGACCTTCGGCAAAGCCCTGGCGATCGACGTTTGCAACGAGTGCCACCCGTTCTACACCGGTAAGCAGAAGACTCTGGACACCGGTGGTCGCGTTCAGAAGTTCGCCGACCGTTTCGGTGCCTTCGGCGCCAAGAAGTAA
- a CDS encoding SPOR domain-containing protein, whose translation MAAKKKPAPKRGASRYQAPAKQPIPGWLWMAIGLTVGAFIVFLMKLEPGKGSDTVKREKVEQAQQQKASKIAEANKTPPSPTQPVKPKYDFYTLLPESEVIVPPDAVPEKTLPTPQVPTTPVTPAEAAKIDTARAQAALSGITPPPAPPVAKAAPVTKFFLQAGSFRKEADADKVRAQIILLGQAVAVESGTVKDETWYRVLVGPFSNREQLTTAQKQLAGSGFSNLLLQQRQSR comes from the coding sequence TTGGCTGCCAAGAAAAAACCTGCACCCAAGCGTGGCGCCAGCCGTTACCAAGCTCCTGCAAAGCAACCGATCCCGGGCTGGCTGTGGATGGCCATCGGCCTGACGGTCGGCGCGTTCATCGTGTTCCTGATGAAACTGGAGCCGGGCAAGGGCAGCGACACGGTCAAGCGCGAGAAAGTCGAGCAGGCGCAGCAGCAGAAAGCGTCGAAGATCGCCGAGGCCAACAAGACCCCGCCGAGCCCGACGCAACCGGTGAAGCCGAAGTACGACTTCTACACCCTGCTGCCGGAATCGGAAGTGATCGTGCCGCCGGATGCCGTGCCGGAGAAAACCCTGCCGACGCCGCAAGTGCCGACCACACCGGTTACCCCGGCGGAAGCGGCGAAGATCGACACCGCACGCGCGCAGGCCGCGCTGTCGGGCATTACCCCACCGCCAGCGCCACCGGTGGCGAAAGCGGCGCCAGTGACCAAGTTCTTCCTCCAGGCCGGTTCGTTCCGCAAAGAGGCGGACGCGGACAAGGTGCGGGCGCAGATCATTCTGCTCGGCCAGGCTGTGGCGGTTGAGTCCGGCACAGTGAAGGATGAAACCTGGTATCGCGTACTGGTTGGCCCGTTCAGCAACCGCGAACAGCTGACCACGGCGCAGAAACAACTGGCCGGCAGCGGCTTCAGCAATCTGTTGTTACAACAACGCCAGAGCCGCTGA